AAGTGCATCTACGATCGGTTCATCTCTCTGTTCCCCGGCGGAGAATCAGGTGTCCTCCCTGAGTCCGTCATCTCAGTCTCCGCCGTGGATCTTCGTAAGATCGGCGTCTCCGGGAGGAAAGCGAGCTACCTCCACGACTTAGCCGGAAAATACAAAAGCGGCGAGCTTTCCGATGAGATGATTCTGGAAATGAGCGATGGAGAGCTGACCGACCGGTTAACTTCGGTTAAGGGGATTGGAGTGTGGACGGTTCACATGTTCATGATATTCTCGCTTCACAGGCCTGATGTGTTGCCTGTGGGGGATCTCGGCGTGAGGAAAGGCGTGAAGGATCTTTACGGTTTGAAAAATCTTCCTGGTCCGTTGCAGATGGAGCAGCTTTGTGAGAAGTGGAGGCCTTTCAGGTCCGTTGGTTCATGGTACATGTGGAGACTCATCGAGTCTAACAAGACTTCTAAGACCAAGTTGTCTAAATAAACTAGTCAGGTAATAATACCCATCTCTGCCATTGAATGCCGGAGTATACTATAATTAGAAAGGAGAAGAGACATTAACATTTATTTGAAGTAAGTTTCCTGAATTGGTATATGCCTTATGATTAGTAGCTTTTTTTCCTTTGGAATAGATTCTGTCAATCTTCCCTAATCCATGAACctcgttttcattttttttttgatgtttctTCTATATCTAGCATAATTGGTTGTAATTAATCTTGGGGGTCATTGATTGCATACTCAGGGCACACTTCTTCTTGGTCGGTCAGGACAGCTAATCTCTCACCTtgtgatgaagaagctattccaCGCCCATCAACCACTTGTTGTTGCATCTTCGCTTCTCTTCCAAGCTTCACTTGCTGGAAAATCTTGAGTTTCGTTTTCCTGTCTTTGCGCAATTTAGAGCACGTGAGAGGAAAATGCATTTGTACTTTTAACAGTGTGGTGGTTGTAACTTGTGTACTACCGTAGAAATACATTATCAAAACTAGTTTCATTTTGCTTGGGTTCATTGTAACAACACTATTGGACTTCGGCCAATGTCTCCAGTGACCCAATTAAATTAATCAGAAAGCTTGGATCTGACTCTGCCATGTCATATATGTTCAACAAGTTACTAAAGTCTAAAGATTTGGCGGAGTTTCTATATGGCAAATCTATTTTTCATTCATTTCGCTATATTTGGTATATAAGACGATTATCATAAAGTGTAACACAGCTGTGGGAAAACACAGAATCTGAAAACAAGACGTGAGGCATGTGGAGATAAATGAAAAGTGCAGGTCTTTGTTTGTGCTTATGTGGACCAGCTTTTATTCCTTTTTCACTCAACCCCGTTCCACCAGAAAATTAATTTAACAAGTCTTCTCTTTCAAGACTTAAGAATTGCCCCTGTTTAGTTATTGCTAAAGCTTGTCCAGTAACCCTAGTTACGTTGGTATGGGAAGTTGAAGCTGTATTAAATACCAACTAATCTCCATGCAAATCTAAGTCATCACAGTTGTTGATACTGCTTATTTTTCTCATATTTATTGTAACATTAACTAGTTCGGATTGAGAAGTTTTGACGCCTGATAATTAAACAGAGATATTATGAGAGTGTATTTATACAAACAGTGGTCATATAATTGGTTTTATATCACTATTTTATGATATATCAGactttttatatatgtaaatgtgAACTACTCCTTAACACCCGATTtcaatttgatttatatatcaaatgacACATAATTCAACTAAACTAAAATCATTAACTGAGTTTCTTCTCCATTTCTCTTTCCACAGTCTGAAATGAATTGGCGAATCTACCATGAATTCGTAATTTTAGTCAGATTTTTTAATTTGCCCccgttaaaatttataattataaagatTTGGACAGTGTTTGATAGTTTTGCCCCTGATCAAATCTTGTTCTAGATCCGCCACTCTGAAGTCTTTACTAGTTGGTAAATAGTTTGACTAACCTAGGGTTTTTGCAGACACGCATTAATTAGTAGCCCCAATAAAATTTGTCACAAAAGAAAATGGAGAAAAGTAGACACATGCAATAATGGGAGATGGGCCAAAGTTGCAGGTAGTGAGAGATAACAAACACATGACAATGTCTCGAAATTAAGAGGCACCACCACTCACACacactcttctctctctctctactctctacTCTCTAGTACGTTTTGagtgtttttaaaataacaatcaatactTTGTTGGATTTTCATGTGAAATTAAACTTGATGGGTGATAGGAAACAGATGCACCCACGTCATCACCAGTCACCACCACCATTTCTAcgtctctccatcttctttcAATTATCAGTCTCATCTTCCAAATCCACACTACTAGctcttttgctttttttttttttgaacttatacTAGCTCTTTTGCTGAAACAATAAGATCTACAATCCCTATCCAGGTGAGACTAAACTCCATCAGCTTTCTTTTATAAGCCTTAATTAATAAGATAAGAACTAATCATTAACCACATGAGATAAGCTTTTCTGCATGCATTAGTGTGATAACTCTAAGTATTACGaagttgtctttttttttcagtcAAATTAACAATGGAGCATGGAGGAAAATGCAATGCAATTGCTACCACAACAAAAATCTCAACCAAAATCTTAGAAGCAAAACCACATACCAACTCTTATCCGAAAGCCAAACCCGGTTTAGATCCGACTTTACCTCCATTCTTGGTCAAGAAAGAAAACCATAAACCGAGTTCACGTGGTGACCAAGAAACCAAGTACAAGGAGTGCCAGAAGAACCACGCGGTCTCAACCGGAGGACACGTGGTGGACGGATGCTGCGAGTTCATGCCTGGAGGAGAAGAGGGCACACTCGGTGCGCTAAAATGCGCAGCATGCAGTTGCCACCGGAGTTTTCACCGGAAGGAAGTCTACGAACATATAAATAGTACACAAGAGCTGATGTCTCCGGCGTTTTACCGCAGTGGTAGCTTGTACAAGGCGATGATACAACCACGTGGATTGTATCTtccgaagaagaagaggataagGACGAAGATCAATGAAGAACAAAAGGAAAAGATGAAGGAATTTGCAGAGAGGCTAGGGTGGAGGATCCTGAAGAAAGACGAAGAGGAGATCAATAAGTTCTGTAGGTTGGTGAATCTGAGAAGACAGGTTTTCAAAGTGTGGATGCATAATAACAAGCAAGCAATGAAGAGGAATGGTAACGCTTGTAATCTGCAAAAATGAAACTAAATTTTGGGTCTATAAGTTACTTTTGAATATGAATCCCTGATTATTTTATAGGATTGTAGATGCAAATCTGGACAACAGAAGAGtctattatgttttgatttcttATGTTTATGTgcgtttttaattttcttagttTATGACTGCAACGAATTGAATAATTTTGATACATTTAATGGGATAAACgttaacaaataattttgtattaagaCAACACAAATCAAATTAGCTGGAatagctcagttggttagagcgtGTGGCTGTTAACCACAAGGTCGGAGGTTCGACCCCTCCTTCTAGcgattttttaaattagtttgactgttttgaaaaaaaatataggcttaatcttcattcatattgtaTTGTGGAAGCCCAAACCAGGGACATCGTACGGTCCGAATTTAGCGTCGTTATATATTTGGTTCATACTTGCCATAGCGATTTAGTTAAACTGTTAAAGCGTACTCAAAACTGTGGACTTAATGTTTGGTCAAGAAGTTTATACATGTCTTTTCTTGATTTGTGGTTATTCCTGGTTGGTTTGAAGATGGCGAGGAATAGAGAACCAGAAAGCAACACTTCTTAGCAAAAGACGAACACCAAGAAGAACTTGCGTCGATCAAAAATGGTTTTTGCTTCTctattacaaaatatttgttcTGTTGCAACATACTGAAATTGAGTTACATACAGCAATCTTATTACCGAGTCTTCCTAGTGTATGATTATTGCTTCTTTCTTACAAGATGTTTAGCTTTTGTGTTATCTCATCTATTTTTAACGCAGCATGCTGTGACTGTGAGACGCACCGACTATGGCAATGTTGTAATCAGTGTTCTGCTCTATTTGAAAATGGAAAAATCTGATTTTAAAAAGAGCTTTCCCATCCTTTTAGACACGACCATGTCTAACTTCAAAAAAGGTTATAAAACAAGGAGAATTAATATGATCAGTCAAGTCCATCTGGATTTGGAAACAAATGCTTCCTATATTTCTTTGCAGATGGTTTCTGAGAGGTTTCTTTTGATCTTGTAAGTTCTGTAAGTTGTTGTAATCTTCTTTCGAGTCAAATTTATAAAGTTGCAACGTTTTTTTCTTGGttctaataataataagttGTTGGAGGAGacaaataaagttagttttacACACGACAAGTTAGTCTAAACACTAAAGCCATTTTCCATTTCAATTTGTCTAGACGATGTAGACGTATAATAGTCAGCATAAAACACATTTGACCGGCGATTAAATAGGTTAAAATGTATACACCATGTAATACTAAGTCACTAACAcatgctttttattaaactatacacatatttaattttattagttgGAGATCTACACAAATATAAAAGTCAACAGATctactatttttcttttcatatcaTAAAGCAAACTTGGCCTACATACTTAAATAAACACAACCACCAAGAGAAAGATTCAAGAACACACCTAaccaagaaaagaagaaaaactcattAACTTTTTTTCCCCATCATACAACCATGTTTAGAGCCATGAGCACCAGGAAAGTCCACGGCGGCTACGAAAAGCTCGTGGAAGATGAACCGAAGTTGAAGCGGGTCACGAGCGTTCCGGCTAGTGTTTATGGTAATTCAAGAAACCCGGTTCAAGAGGAGGTGAAGAAGACACCGACGGTGAAACCAACCGGTGGTTCTGTTCATCCCTTGCTAAGTTTCTTCGACGTACGttttcagaagaagaagaagaaaaccaaGAAGAGTTTGGCCACGGCGAAACCAGAGTTTGCGAGGTATATGGCGTATGTTAAGGAAGGAGGTGTGTGGGATCCTAATTCTAACGCACCGGTGATTCATTATAGATAGAATCATGGAGGAAGAGGAATAAAGACTtgtatttcttttatatatattatctattgaaaaaagaagaaaaatagttCTTGGTTCTATTCAAAAGATGGATCAAAAGTTCAAAACTATGAATTTCTCATGTTTTATGAATTGATGTATTAAAAAAGGTTTGTTTAGTACACTTTCATTGAGTTACTGCCTACACGAATAATATAAATTCAAGGTTCATGAGCTTATTATGGTTTAATAACTTGGTTTTTAGAAAGGAAAAGTAAACGATTTGTTGATGAGAATCAAATCAACTGGTAGTTGCTGATATAGGAGGTCCAGAGTTGTTTGCTTTGAATCAGGTTCTATAATCTTGATTTCATACCTTTAGTTTctgttataaaaaattaaaataaaggaGGAAAGTTTAGCTGACTAAGAGCATCCTTATTGCTAGGACCAAGATTTAGTTTCTTAGGATAGTTTATTAATATATGAGCATTAAGAGACAATGTTAAGATACTTGCATAAGAGTGTAGATTATTGGTAGATACGTTTTTAGGTTCTTAGTTAAATAGTAATCATATAACGGAGGACAGAGGAGTGAGAGATACCTGGTTTACAATCGATTCGGCGGAGAGATCGGTGGACTGAGTGGTCGGTTGAAATCGGCGGAGAGATCGCCGTCGACTGAGAGACCACGAGAGAACGGAGACGATGTGAATGATTACGAGAACGGAGAGATCGTCGTCAACTGAGAGACCACGAGAGAACGGATCGGTGTGGAGTGAGGGGTGGGTAGAAATCGGCGGAGATCACTCCGTGGAGTGAGGGGTCGGTTGAAATCGGCCGAGATCATGTGCTCTGGTGAAGTCgccgaggagagagagaaggagagaacgGAGACGAAGAAAATGATTTACACACAGTTCACGCGACTTTCCTTACCCCGTTCGGTCTTGCTCTCTACCGATGACACGTGCCCTTAAGGACGTGCATAAAACACTTCTTAATTAACAAACGTCTTCATCGTTTTTAacttattttgatttaattttcgtGTTTTAATACCTAAGATACgccgataatcatgctctaaggtAGACTAATTGGTAAAGTTGTCTCCGGTAAAGTTCTGCTCTTCCCAGGCTCGAATCCATAcatttatttgatcaaaaaaaaaaggaggaaagtttcaaatttcaaaatctcAATGGCAAAAGCCAAAAACATTTGAGTTTTTCTTCTGATGAAATAGTAAACTTATTAGAAAAGATTATAATAATGAGTGAGGTAGTCAGTCTCCTTCATTCTGAagaccatattttaaaaactattttgtttttttttaacaaatctgAATACTCGTGTAAACGTGTTCACATGGGTCACGTTTATGAAATGGCTCTAAAATATCAAATTCCagctaagaagaaaacaaaagcaacttataaaatagttttcaaatcgggCTTTACAGATTCGTGAACAGACAAACTGGGCCATAAAAGCTAAAACAACCAAAATTTGGTTTTAGGACCTAATGTTGCCACGTTCTCGCTCTGATGACGTATTTAAGATAGGACCCGTTCATATAAGAATAAGACCCACACTTAACAAGATCCCCTCACGACATGGTAAGGAACTGTTCTCGAAACCCTACCACCGttgaattatttacaaaaaataccCCCTCTTTATCACGCCGACCAATCTCGTTAGTCATAACCTCGGAGGCTAAATACGTCTTTTGCAAGTCTTTCTAGAAGACACGTTTGTGTAAAATGTTCGACGAGGATTAATTCAGggatttagtatataaaataacGAATTTGTTCAGAAAATTAGTCgccaagaaaaaacaaaatcaaatatttgCGGAGAGgcaaagcagaagaagaagtatCGTTtgcgattaaaaaaaaaaagccttgGAGAAGAGGTTAAGCTTCTTCCCTCCTCCTCTGCATCTCTTATACGATGCCGTATCACCCCTCTCCTTCCTCTTCAACCAATCTTCACCGTCGTCGTCTCGCTTCCGTCTAACAACCGTTGAATTAGATCCTTTTGAGCTTCTTCCGTTGAGATCTTCTTCTCGCGCGAGGTAATCGTTCTCTTACGCCACGAGAATTACCGTTTGATTTCTGGAAAATTAGTTATCGTTTAGATTTGAATCTTATAGGTGTTTGCGTTTGGGAGATTCGATTGACTTCTCGAATTGACCTTTTCGTGAGCTGTCTTTGTTGTGGTTTAGTGGTAGCGATTGTCAATTGTATCTTCGGTTTGTTTCGATTGAAATGAATAACAACGTTGTGTGGTTTTCATCTCGTATTGATGATTGCAGAGCCACG
The nucleotide sequence above comes from Brassica napus cultivar Da-Ae chromosome A9, Da-Ae, whole genome shotgun sequence. Encoded proteins:
- the LOC106451354 gene encoding DNA-3-methyladenine glycosylase 1, encoding MSLRKTLTALSRPPSPISAVNLEAAEPSRSSQITFRPRKLRRVSLDDLNPSPTTITASPLSSKSTVDIALRHLLISDELLGGVISAHNTPPVFESTSTPFLSLARSILYQQLATKAAKCIYDRFISLFPGGESGVLPESVISVSAVDLRKIGVSGRKASYLHDLAGKYKSGELSDEMILEMSDGELTDRLTSVKGIGVWTVHMFMIFSLHRPDVLPVGDLGVRKGVKDLYGLKNLPGPLQMEQLCEKWRPFRSVGSWYMWRLIESNKTSKTKLSK
- the LOC106454848 gene encoding zinc-finger homeodomain protein 7, coding for MEHGGKCNAIATTTKISTKILEAKPHTNSYPKAKPGLDPTLPPFLVKKENHKPSSRGDQETKYKECQKNHAVSTGGHVVDGCCEFMPGGEEGTLGALKCAACSCHRSFHRKEVYEHINSTQELMSPAFYRSGSLYKAMIQPRGLYLPKKKRIRTKINEEQKEKMKEFAERLGWRILKKDEEEINKFCRLVNLRRQVFKVWMHNNKQAMKRNGNACNLQK
- the LOC106454849 gene encoding uncharacterized protein LOC106454849 yields the protein MFRAMSTRKVHGGYEKLVEDEPKLKRVTSVPASVYGNSRNPVQEEVKKTPTVKPTGGSVHPLLSFFDVRFQKKKKKTKKSLATAKPEFARYMAYVKEGGVWDPNSNAPVIHYR